The genomic DNA CTGCTCAGGAATTATTATCAAACCAACTATGTATATAGCAAGTCCCACTCCATTTACCAAAGTCAATGCAATAAATGCAAATCTGATGATGACGGGATCAACATCAAAATATTCCGCGATACCACCGGCAACTCCACCAATCATTCTTTCTTTGCGTGATTTGTATATTCTCTTTTCCATCTCGGACTCCTGTTTGTTTACGGCGTAAAATTACATCCGCAATGATAAAATTTCAATCCATTAATGATAAATGGATATAAAATGAGATGAACGATTAATTTTAATGTTACAGTTTTGCCGGAATATAACGAATCACAGGCATAATCTCCCCTGATGAAAGAACGGGTGCAAAATTGAAGATGTTTACCTGTTTAAAACAGAAAAGATCAGTAAAAACTGATCTTTTCCAATGAGCGGAAAGGGCGGGATTCGAACCCGCGGTACCGGTAAAAGTACACACGCTTTCCAGGCGAGCCTATTCAACCACTCTAGCACCTTTCCAATTGCCCATACAATTTCTGTTCATTGAAGATATAACGGAAGCATCCATAAAGTGGCGGAGAGAGGGAGATTCGAACTCCCGGTGAACCGTAGCCCACAACAGTTTTCGAGACTGCCGCATTCAACCACTCTGCCATCTCTCCATAATTTCCATCATAAATTTCAGATAAACAGACTGTAAATGTAGGAATATTGTCAAAGATTTCAAAGAAAATGTTTGGCTTTTATCCGGTAAATAAATGACCGTTCATCATAAATAACGACAAAACATAATTTATCCGGCAAAAAATAGCCGTTTATTTTATTTGAATATTTACATTTGCCATCTGATTTATTAAAAATAGCATGACCATAAAAGAACATTTAAAAGAAACGGTATCGCTGGCTTTGCCTGTCGTGATCGCCCAGGTGGGTTTTGTCATGATGGGTGTAGTGGATTCAGCCATGGTTGGTCGCCTTGGTGATGCTCCGCTTGCTGCCTCCTCACTAAGTTTAAGCCTGTTCTTCATCATTACCGTAATCGGCTTGGGAATCGTGATGGCTATGACTCCCCTTGTAGCAATTGCAGTCGGTTCCTCCGACAGTGAGAAATGTTCCAGAGTTTTTCATCAGGGAATTTGGGTAAGTCTTTTCTCAGCCATCATTTTGAATATTGTTGTTTACTTTGGGACGGACATAATTTCTTATATGGATCAACCCAAAGAAGTGGTTGATCTTGCATTAAGTTACACCCGTATTATCTCATTTTCCATCCCCCCGATGCTCCTGTTTACCGGATACAAACAGTTTATAGAAGGTCTTTCTTTCACCCGTCCGGCAATGGTAATTTCAATTGCTGCGAATGTTGTCAACTTCTTTTTTAACTGGATATTCATTTACGGGAACTGGGGAGCCCCTGCGTTGGGATTGGATGGAGCCGGTTACGCAACCCTCGGATCACGAATCTTCATGTTCGTTGCTCTTGCGGTTTTTGTGCACAAAAACAGAGAATTCAAGCGATTTGGTCTAAAAATATTTCCTTTCAAAGGTCTTGATGAAAACGGAAAGGAAATTTTGCGTATCGGAATACCGAGTGGAATCCAGTATTTTTTTGAAGTTGGTTGTTTTGCCACCGCTGCTTTCATGGTTGGCTGGATAGGAAAAGATGAGCTTGCATCACATCAAATTGCTTTAAATGTGGCTTCTCTGACATATCTGGTATGTTTGGGCTTATCCACTGCAGGCACAATAAGAGTGGGAAATGCTGTCGGGGCAAAAAACATCACGCAAGTGAGGAAAGCAGCCTCTGTGGCGATTTTTCTCGGGGCATCGTTCATGGTTTGCGCCGGGATTCTTCTGATTGTATTTAAAGAATACATTCCATTTCTTTACACATCCGATCCCGAGGTGGTAACGATAGCACCAAAGTTGTTAATGATTGCCGCTTTCTTTCAGATATTTGATGGCACTCAAGCTATCGCACTCGGAAATTTACGAGGTATTACAGATGTTAAAATTCCAACTGTAATCACTTTCATTGCCTACTGGCTGATTGGACTGCCGGGGGCTTATATTCTCGGATTTCCATTGGGATTGGGTACTGAAGGGATCTGGTATGGTCTGTCTCTCAGCCTGATCGCCTCCTCACTAATGCTTAATATGAGATTTTTTGTAAAAACAGGAAACCGGAATCTGCTCACGGAATGAACCTGATCAGGAAAGCCGCCCGCTTTTCCAATTTAACAGGAATTGATTATTTCAGGGGATGATGTTTTTTTTTAATCGAATTATTTATAATTTCCGCTTTGCTTTTACATCATTCTGACAAAGGAGCGTGCCATGAGCTACAAAATCCGTAAAATCCTGCCAAAAGAAATTAAGATCTTCATACAGTGGGCTGAAAAGGAAGGCTGGAATCCCGGTTTACATGATGATCGTCCGTTTTTGTTTTCGGACCCGGCAGGATTTCTCGTCGGTGAACTGGACGGAGAGATAATTGCGACAAAATCGGCTGTCAGATATGGAAATGAATTCGGTTTCATGGGATTTTATATAGTTAAGCCTGAGTTCCGCGGCAAAGGATACGGATACCAGCTTTGGAAAGCGGGGTTTGAGAGAATCCGGGATATTCCCTCAGGGATGGATGGTGTAGTCGAGCAGCAACACAATTATATTCAATCAGGATATGAATTCGCCTACAGGCATATCCGGTTTGAAGCGAAGGATTTGATACCTAAAAAATCATTTGAAGTAAAACCCGTCACTGATGAAGATCTCTGCAATTTGCTTGATTACGACAAGACGGTTTTTCCAGCCAACAGAGCGGCTTTTATTAAAGAATGGGTAGCCATGCCCGAAAGCCTGACACTAAAAGCGGAACAGGGTATTGTTATTCAAGGGTATGGAACCATAAGAAAATGTCACAATAGTGGCTTTAAAATCGGCCCATTATTTGCAGATGACTATGAAATTGCCAGGAAACTATTTTTGGCATTAGCGGATTTTGCAGAAGGCAAGCCGGTTTATCTTGATACTCCGGAGATTAACCCGCAGGCAATTACACTGGCGAAAGAGTTTGGAATGCAGTTCGTGTTTGAAACTGCCCGAATGTATCACAACGGAAATCCTGAAAGGGACAGTGAGAAGATTTTCGGTGTTACTTCCTTTGAACTGGGTTAGCAATCACCTTTTGGTTACGAGTTTAAAGCTCATGGATCTTTTATTCTGACCTGAGTTGTCACTAAGAATGACTTTAAAGTCCCGTTTACTCGTTTTGATATAGGTTATCTTGTTAGGATAATCATGAGTTCGATTTTCGAATACTGCCATAGTATCGTTAAGAAATATATTCTCGAAGTTTACTGGTCCGTCGTTCCCGGGAACATCAGCAATATAAAACAGTTTTTTGTTAATCCACCTGATTGCAAGTTTTTCGGTGACTTTTTTGTTATTGGTTTTCATATAATAACCTTCACCCTCGAGCAAAGAGTCTTTAACGATATTCCACAATTCATAGTGTTCCACTCCGGAAGCAATTCTAGACCACTTCCCTTTCAACCAGTGGAGTTGAGTAATGGAAGGATCTTTTCTTTCTACCGAATAAAAACCGGCTGCTGTGAGCAGAAATACTGCCAGAAGTGAAACACTCAGATATCTTTTCATGCTATTTCAATGAATGAAGTGCGAGCCTGTTGCCTTCAGTATCCATAAAAAGTGCCATAAACCCGTATTCGGCTGAGATCTCTCTTTTAGGGAGAAGTATCACGCCCCCCGCTCCAGGTATGCGATCCAGTATTTTTTGCATATCAGGATTACCGCTAAAGTAAACAAGTGTACCCTCAGAAGAAGGATTATAATCGGGACCGGCACACAGTGCTCCGGAAATGTCACCCATCCCCTCGGAAGGGAAAAATGCCATGTCATGGCCGCCGAACGACATCAAAGTCATCTCAACATTAAACACTTCTTCATAGAATTTTTTGGCTCTTTTCATATCCTTTACAGGAATCTCGAACCAGCTTATCATGTGTGCCATTTCTACTCCGTAACTTTTGTAAATTGTTAATAAAACTTAAATTTAACGCCAATGTTTAATGCGAGATTTGAACCTTCATCGCCAAGATAGTTGTAGAGACCCAACCCTTCAACCGCAATCAGGTCACTAAAATGGTATGTATAACCGCCACCGATTATCAAACCAAATTTTTCGGCAGTGCTCGAAGAGGTGCTTTCCTGCTTCCATCCGCCTAAATATTGAACGACATCTGTTCTCCTCATCAACGAATTTATACTGATTCCGGCAAGTCCGAAATAGTTTTTGTCAGAAAGAAATTTCACTCCGGTCGAAATCTCACCGTCATTGAAGTAGGTCTTGTAAGTAATTCCATTCGAAGTCGCCTGTCTACCGTTGATATAGTAGTACCCTCCTTGAAGATACCATGCTATCCGCTTCCCGAGTTTCCATTCAAATTTTAGATTACCTCCGGCACCAAGTCCCGCTTGATTCATCCAAGGGCCCGTGGAATAGATTCCCCTTAACCCGATTGTGAATGATTTCTCTTGTTTTGGTGTGACTGTTGTCTGTGAAAGAATGTTGGAATAGAACAGAATAAAGATTAAAAATGTTGCTTGAAAATAACGCACTAAAGTCTATCTAATAATTATTAAAATATTGTACCGCAAAATAGTTTTTTTTTCGTTCTTTTGCGAGTCAATTTTCGATTTTTTTTGTCTCAAAAAGAGAGGTTGTATGTTCGATTTTATCTCAAATGGACTTATTAACTTAAAAAACCCGGCAATTCTCTTCTTTCTTCTTGGGCTTACAGTTGCCTTGATCAGATCGGAATTGAAGATTCCCGATCCGATTATTAAGATGTTTTCCTACTATTTGATGGCTTCGATTGGTTTTAAAGGTGGTTATGAGATATCAAAAACAGGTTTTAGTCCTGAACTGATGGCTTCTGCGGGTTTGGCACTGGTTCTGGCAGCTATTATTCCGGTGATGGCGTTTTATCTGTTGCGGGGGTTTGTAAAACTTGATGCTATCAATTCAGGTGCACTTGCTGCACACTACGGTTCTGTAAGTGTTGTTACATTTGTTACTGCAATATCGTACATCGACAGAGCAGGAATTGAATTCGGCGGGTTTATGGTCGGAGTAATGGCTCTGATGGAATTCCCTGCGATTCTGGCTGGTATCGGACTTGCACTTTACTATACATCCAAATCTTCCGGTTCAAAATCGATGCGGACTGTGATTCACGAGTCAATTACCAACGAAAGTGTAATACTTCTTGGTGGAAGTCTTCTGATAGGAATTATAACAGCTGACAAAGGGTATGCTCTCACTAAACCATTTTTTATCGATCCGTTTCAAGGTGTGTTGACTTTTTTCCTGCTTGACATGGGAATTGTAGCCGGAAGGAAACTTCATGAATTTGGAAAAGTCGGAATTCCCCTCACGATATTCGCCATAACTTTTCCGATTTTCAACGGAATTACAGGCACTCTCTTTGCAACATTACTGGGACTTGGTACAGGTAACTCACTGTTATTTGGGGTACTGGCGGCAAGCTCTTCATATATCGCAGCTCCGGCAGCAGTGAGAATAGTGTTACCTGAAGCGAACCCCTCCATCTACCTGACGGCGTCGCTTGCAATAACTTTTCCGTTTAATATAATATTAGGTATCCCACTTTATTTCTCTTTGGCAGAATTTTTCGCCAAAATTTTCACTTAGAAAAAATTGACCTCTGCGGTCAGCTTAATACCGAATGTTTCGAAGACATCGTTAATAATTTTTTTGGCAACTGAAGCAATTTCTGACCCTTTGGCTCCACCATAGTTTACCAGGACAAGGGAATGATTCTCGTAAACTCCGCAGTTTCCTTCCCGTCTCCCTTTCCATCCTGAAAGTTCGATTAATTTTGCGGCAGAAAGTTTAACTTTACCATCTTTGGTCTTGAATCCTTCTATTTCAGGAGAAAACCGTTTTAAAATGTTGTAAGATTCTTCCAGTATTTCGGGATTTTTGAAAAAACTTCCTGCATTCCCAAGAATCGCAGGATCAGGCAATTTTTCAGTTCGCAACTGAATTATTGCATTTCTGATCTCCTTTACTGTCACCTGCTCATCACCTCGAACAAATATAATCTCCCTTACTCCCTTGTATGAGTAGTTCAGTTTAGGATTTTTTCTCAATTTCAGGGTTACATACAAAATTACCGCTTTGTCCTTGAGTTCTTTTTTGAATATACTGTCCCGATAGCCGAAATTGCACTCTTCATTGGAAATGTCGACAGTTTTTTTTGTATCGGTAAGCAGAACCCTGGCTTCCACGAAAGTATCTTTGAGCTCCTGTCCATAAGCCCCAATGTTCTGAATTGGTGCCGCCCCGATGGTTCCCGGTATGAGCGACATGTTCTCAATTCCACCCAATCCCCTCTCAACAGAAAATGCAACCACATCATCCCAGTTTTCGCCTGCGGCACATCGAATTGTTATACTCTCATCGTCTTCATCGATAATCTCTATTCCGGAGGTTTGGATGTGGAGAGCTGCCATATTATATTTTTCCGAGGTTAAAAGGATATTGCTTCCCCCACCGAGAAAAAAATATTTAAGCCGGTTTTTCTCGACATACTTTATTGAATCATACAAATCCTCCTCTGTGGCTATTTTAAGATAATGTGCCACGGTGGATTCCACACCAAATGTATTAAATTCCAGGAGAGATTTGTTTTTCTTGATATTCATCAATTTCCTTAACTTAAAAAAACAACCTGTTTAATTTAAATAATCCACCATCGAATAAAAAATTATTTTAAATTTGAGTTTTGGATAATAAATATTAATAACAATATTTCATGGAAACACTACAACTCTTTTTACTGCTCGCAGTATTTTTAGCCTTTGTCATCCTGATGTTTCTCAGGAAGATACCGGCACTACTGGCGTTACCGATTCTTGCATTCTTTATTCCTGTGATTTCAGGGGTGAATGTTGTTGATGTGGTGACCCTCGTCCTTGGGAACGGATCAACCAAATTATCAGAAGCATACACCATCGCAATATTTGGAAGTATGCTTTCTATAATGATGCAAAAGACCGGCGTGGCAGAAAGTTTTATTAAAACAGGTGCCGAACTGTCGGGTGACAAACCATGGGCAATTTCAATGGTTATGTTGCTCCTGATTACTCTGCTTTTCACGACTCTTGGAGGACTTGGCGCCATTATAATGGTTTCAACAGTTGTGCTGCCAATTCTTGCTTCGGTAGGTGTCGGTCCCGTGACTACAACCGGAATTTTCCTGACCGGCTTGAGTATTGGCGGTATCCTGAATGTCGGAAACTGGGCTGTTTACACTCAAGTGTTGAAATTGCAAACAGGTGAGGTTCAGTCATTTGCACTTGTGATGCTTCTGATTATGTTTGTGATTGCCATCATATATATAACTATTCAACTCTACAGGGACGGTCATGATATCAATTTTTCCAAAATTGCAATCTACTCTGTTATTATCCTTGCAGTTGGATCGGCGGGATATGCAGTCTGGAATTTCCTCCCCGATAACCTTAAAACGGGAATTTCAGACCTGCTCTCATTTTTCCCCTCTTTTTTGAAGTATCTGACCGGTTCAGGAATCGCACTGCTGGTATTGCTTTCAGTAATTAGAGTATTCAGAGACGGAGAGACTGATAAAGTTTACTTTACAGCTTATTTTATTCCAATTGTACCCCTGTTTCTGATTCTGGTATTCGGAATCAATTTTATTGCGGCTTTCATAGCAGGTTTGGCTTACGGTTATCTCTCTACATATCGTAAAAGTTCACTGAATATTCTTATCAGGTCGGTGCTTGATGGCGGAGCTGTTGTGATGCCTGCAGTCGCTCTGATGCTGGGAATTGGAATGCTTTTAAATGCTGTCATGGGTCCACCCGCTGCCCTGATGGAGAACTACAAAGCCGGATGGCCTGTCTTGTTGCTGCTAAAGCCTGTTTTACAGGCGATCAAACCTGAATCAGCCTTAAGTTATATCCTTTTGTTCAGTCTCGCCGCTCCTCTTGCCCTCTATAGAGGACCCCTTAATGTGTGGGGTATGGGATATGGAATCGCTGCCATTTTTCTTGCCGGTGGAATGCCGGCAGGTGCGATCATGGGCTTGCTCATGGCAGTAGGACAGATTCAGGGAATTTCTGATCCGACGAACACCCAAAATGTCTGGCTGGCAAATGAAATGAAAATCGATGTACAAAAAATTATGTGGAACACTATTCCCTATACATGGGGTGCTGCAATTCTTGGACTCATGGCTTCTGCCCTGATTTTCTATTGAGGTTTTAAATATGAATAAAAACAGAAAAATTAAAATAGGAATCGATGTTGGCGGCACCTTTACGCATGCAGTAGCTGTGGACATTTCCGACTATTCCATTGTGGGAAAATCGTGCGTTCCCACTACACATAAATCGAAAGAAGGCGTGGCAAGAGGTGTGGTTGATTCGATGCTCACTCTCGTTAAGGAATGTGAGATTCACCCTGAAGAGGTAATCCTTATCGCACATTCCACGACACAGGCGACAAATGCCCTTCTTGAGGGAGATGTAGCGACTGTGGGCGTTATCGGAATGGCAAAGGGATTCGAAGCCTTACTCGCAAAAAAAGAGTGTAACCCTACGAATATTGAGTTGTCGCCCGGAAAACTGCTTAACGCAAAGTTCAGGTTTATTGACTGTGGTACAAAAAACTGGAGAGATTCAGTCCCGCAGATGATCGATGAACTTGTTCAGGAAGGTGCACAGGTTATTGTTGCCACTGAAGCCTTTGGGGTTGATGACCCGGCGAACGAAGATTTCGTTGCAGAGACTGCTTCAAAAAAAGGGATACTGACTACGACAGCAAGTGGGATCACTAAACTCTACGGACTTCGGGTAAGAACCCGGACAGCCGTTATCAACGCAAGCATGATGCCGAAAATGCTTGAGACTGCTGATATGACAGAGAAAGCGGTAAGAGAAAGCGGAATCAATGCTCCTTTGATGGTTATGCGTTCTGATGGTGGCATTATGGACATCAATGAGATGAGGAAAAGACCCATTCTTACAATGCTCTCCGGTCCTGCTGCCGGTGTGGCTGCGGCATTGAAATATGTGAAAATATCAGATGGAATTTTTCTCGAGGTAGGCGGTACTTCCACTGACATCAGTGTAATTAAAAACGGTAAACCGCAGGTTAAAACCGCACAAATTGGTAAAAACAGACTCTTTGTAAGAACTCTCGATGTAAGAACTCTGGGTATTGCAGGCGGATCGGTCCCAAGATACTCAAACGGTCATTTTATTGATGTTGGTCCAAGATCAGCACATATTGCCGGTTTGCATTATGCTGCATACTCAAAGAATGTTGATTTTAGCCAGGGTCAGATCGAACCGGTCACACCTCTGAAAGGTGATCCCGGTGACTATTTGAGTATAAAACTGCCAAGTGAAGAGACGAGTTACACTCTTACACCGACCGAGTGTTCCTACTTCCTGGGATTGGTATCAGATTTTGGACATGGCGCTGCCAACAGTGACGCAATCGCAAAAATTTTGGAACGACTCGAAAATCTGACGCATATTTCCGCGAAGGAAATGGCAAAGCAAATCCTGACCATATCTGCCGAAAAGGTTAAACCGGTAATAAAGCAACTCAGTCGGGAATATAAACTGGATGAAGCCTTGATTGAGTTTGTCGGAGGTGGCGGTGGAGCATCAGCCATTGTACCGTTTACTGCAAACTATATGAATCTGCCCCATAAAATTGCCGAAAACAGTGAGGTTATTTCTGCAATTGGTGCCGCACTGGGAATTATCAGAGATTCAGTTGAAAGAAACATCATTAATCCCTCGGAAAACGATATCCTGTCGATCAGACAGGAAGCCTTCGAGTCTGTCGTCAAAATGGGTGCCAATCCTGATTCAGTGGAAGTCACCATCGAGATCGATAATCAAAATAAAAAAGTGATTGCCACTGCCCTTGGATCGGGAGAATTGCGCACAAAAGACCTGGGTATTACCACTCTTGATTTTGCCGGAATTCATAAAACCGCATCGAATGCCTTCAGACTTCCTGAAAACAAAATTGAGTTCAAGGGAGATACAGGTTCCCTGTTCGTTTTCTCTGCAGAACATCAAAAATCGAAGTTGTTTGGACTGTTCAAGGAAAAAGGAACCGGAGTAAAGGTTATTGACGATGAAGGAACCGTTAAACTCCAGATTAATGGTGCAAAAGCTTATGCTGTCAGTGCCGAAGGGGTGAAGAGCAAAATCAGTTCAATTATTGCCGAAATGACTACTTACGGCGATGCCGGAGCTCTGATTCCCGGAATTTATCTCATTGCAGGTCCAAAAATTATCGACTTGAGCGGATTGATTTCCGAGACCCAACTCGTTTCCATCGCTGAAATCGAAATTAAGAATCTCCCGGCTGATTCCAAATGTGTAATTATTGCAGAAGAGAAAAAATGAACAAGGTATTCGAACAAATTAAAAACGGATTGATCGTCTCCTGTCAGTCTGAAGGCTCCGACCCTTTCAACACACCATCCGGTGTCACACTTTTTGCAAAAGCAGCTCAAATGGCGGGTGCTGCGGCAATCAGATCGCAGGGTCTTGCCAAGATTCGGATGATCAAAAAGCATGTACCGCTGCCGATTATTGGTTTATTAAAAGGAACCTTTCCGGATGGTACGGTTAAAATAACCGGATCGACACACCAGGTCAAACAACTTGTCAAGCTGGGTTGCGAAATTATTGCAATTGATGGTACCTTCAGAAAAAGGGAAAACCTTACAGGTCCTGAATTTATCAAAAAAATAAAATCTGAATTTCCCGGCACTCTGATTATGGCTGACATCGCTACCCATGATGAGGGGATAGCTTGTGAAGAAAGCGGAGCAGATTGTCTTTCTACAACGCTTAGCGGCTACACCCCGGAAACTATACATCTGCCAAAAGATGTTCCCGACTTTTCACTCCTTGAGAGACTGGCGAAAGACAGCAGCATTCCTGTTATTGCTGAAGGAAAGATAAAATCGCCTGAAGAGGCAAAAAAAATGATGGAACTTGGTGCTTTTGCTGTCGTTGTCGGCACTGTAATCACCCGTCCAAGAGTGGTTATGGGCTGGTATAAAGATGCTGTAACGAAAGGTGTTTCCGGTTAACCTGCGTTTTAGTCCTTAAATAACAGTATTTTACTCCCCATCACTTCAGATTATGCGTGATATTCCCATTAGTTAATTTTGTCTCAGTCAATTTAGTTTAATTGGAGAGAGAAATGGAAATGCACCTTAATCAGGAGTTTTACAATGTTGAGGACGGAATTGTATCCGTTCTTAATGGTTCCGAAAAAGCTTTATACGACAATAAAGCACGACTTTATGAAAAACTGGTCAGTTCGGAATTTTACAACAAATTTATGTGGGGAACCACTGTTCAGGATTATGCAGGCTTTGCTACTTTGGCATACAATTCTGCTAACGGGAAAATTCTTGATATCGGATGTGGCGGTTTGGTTCAAACCCATAAAATCTATGCAAGAAACCGGCATGAAGTGGTACTTCTCGATAACTCCATTGAGATGCTAAAGATCGGAAAAGAAAGACTGATGGAACAATCAATCCCCTTCCCCGGCAAGATTACTCTCCTCCACGCGGATGCCATAAAACTTCCATTTGATGACAATCATTTCGAATCTGTCGTAAGTTTTGGTATGCTTCACATGTTCGACAACAAAACCGAATTTATTAACGAGGGTCTGAGGGTTCTGGCTGATGGTGGTGAGTTCTACTTTTCCTGCCTTACCACAGATCGCAAACGGGGTGGCAGGTATCTTCGATTTCTATATAAACGGGGTGAGGTCGGCACACCAATCGCAATGACCGACCTGCTCGGATTGTTCCCGTCAACCCTTAAAAGATTGGAACACTATGTCAAAGGCAACATGCTCTTTGTTTACGGACAAAAATAATTTCCTTTAAATTTGAAGAGGCTGTCTGAATAACCGGACAGCCTCTTTCATTATAATCAATTCTTTTTCGCTTTTTTACCTGTATCCACAAGTTCAATCAGATTTGCCAGAATGTGACCACTTTCTTCAAGAAGCGGATCTTCAACAACGAGTTTTTCCTTAACAACTTTACCGTCTTTGTCAAGTTCGATCAAACCCTTGTTGGCTCTTTCCTTCTTGCGGGCTTCTTCTTCCTTCTTAATCTCTTCCTGTTCAAGTTTCCTTTTCTCAAGGTTCAGAGAAAATACTTTCTTTCCTCTGTGTCCTTTTGATTTATCGAGATCTTTAATGAAATATTGATATTCACTGTTTTTACCGGTCCTTGCATCGTGCTTTGCCTCAAGATCAGTGATAGTTGAAGATAAACCGGAAGACGCCTGAAATGCAGTGGCATTGATTTTATCCCACGGAAGGGCAGTCGGGTAGCTGCTCTCGCCTGTCTCAGAAGGATCAAATGCTGAAGGGAAAAGGATATCCGGAATCACACCTTTGTGTTGTGTACTGCCTCCGGATATTCTGTAAAATTTAGCAATGGTCAGTGTCAATTGTCCGAGCT from Bacteroidota bacterium includes the following:
- a CDS encoding class I SAM-dependent methyltransferase, which encodes MEMHLNQEFYNVEDGIVSVLNGSEKALYDNKARLYEKLVSSEFYNKFMWGTTVQDYAGFATLAYNSANGKILDIGCGGLVQTHKIYARNRHEVVLLDNSIEMLKIGKERLMEQSIPFPGKITLLHADAIKLPFDDNHFESVVSFGMLHMFDNKTEFINEGLRVLADGGEFYFSCLTTDRKRGGRYLRFLYKRGEVGTPIAMTDLLGLFPSTLKRLEHYVKGNMLFVYGQK
- a CDS encoding putative N-acetylmannosamine-6-phosphate 2-epimerase; amino-acid sequence: MNKVFEQIKNGLIVSCQSEGSDPFNTPSGVTLFAKAAQMAGAAAIRSQGLAKIRMIKKHVPLPIIGLLKGTFPDGTVKITGSTHQVKQLVKLGCEIIAIDGTFRKRENLTGPEFIKKIKSEFPGTLIMADIATHDEGIACEESGADCLSTTLSGYTPETIHLPKDVPDFSLLERLAKDSSIPVIAEGKIKSPEEAKKMMELGAFAVVVGTVITRPRVVMGWYKDAVTKGVSG